A portion of the Bifidobacterium sp. ESL0800 genome contains these proteins:
- a CDS encoding Fe-S-containing protein codes for MLEEFVGALPGMVAPALLVMTLSVLLGVGEGRDRPVSRRWRLYGLLVGIVAALIFTVLRVLVIVDRRSGVNLPVLIGCVVCDVLILAIMACSKGLVHDWHKHPVRLHVANAVCAIGIALTTFFASQDVFMQLTSFVETGESPFTSKMLLRALGFALGIAAAVVVAAIFRTMRTTAVRGSFLVASMLMLLVLLIRHLTQLCSLLMSMMFVEFDGTAFNVLILAANNDMKLVIASVLVFIIPVIASIVAGFRKPLTGPNDAVVREHKAFRRRAKAAGIWSLIAMIVVTVALTAGVAKVHEQPSLSPPEGYSQHNGIATIAFSKVDDGHLHRFQYKAKDGTVMRFIIIKKNGGSYGVGLDACLTCGDAGYYEKDGKIICKRCEVEMNVATIGFKGGCNPIPFPFEASHGKITIHTSDLDALSSHFKE; via the coding sequence ATGCTCGAGGAATTTGTGGGGGCGCTGCCGGGGATGGTGGCGCCGGCGCTGCTCGTGATGACGCTGAGCGTACTGCTCGGTGTGGGCGAGGGGCGCGATAGGCCGGTGAGCCGGCGTTGGCGGCTTTATGGGCTGCTCGTCGGGATTGTGGCGGCATTGATCTTTACGGTGTTGCGCGTGCTGGTCATCGTCGATCGGCGCTCCGGGGTCAATCTGCCGGTACTCATTGGCTGCGTGGTGTGCGACGTACTCATTCTGGCGATTATGGCCTGTTCGAAGGGGCTGGTGCACGATTGGCACAAGCATCCGGTTCGACTCCATGTGGCTAACGCGGTCTGCGCGATCGGCATTGCCCTGACCACGTTCTTTGCCTCGCAAGACGTTTTCATGCAGCTGACCAGTTTTGTGGAGACCGGCGAATCTCCGTTCACTTCCAAGATGCTGCTGCGCGCGCTTGGCTTCGCCTTGGGTATTGCCGCAGCCGTTGTGGTGGCGGCCATTTTCCGCACCATGCGCACGACCGCCGTGCGCGGCAGTTTCCTGGTGGCTTCGATGCTGATGCTGCTGGTTTTGCTGATTCGCCACCTGACACAGCTCTGCTCGCTGCTGATGTCGATGATGTTCGTCGAATTCGATGGAACTGCATTTAATGTGCTGATTCTGGCGGCGAATAATGATATGAAACTGGTCATCGCTTCGGTGCTGGTCTTCATCATCCCCGTCATCGCCTCGATTGTGGCTGGCTTCCGCAAGCCGCTCACCGGACCGAACGATGCCGTGGTCCGCGAGCACAAAGCGTTCCGGCGTCGTGCCAAAGCTGCAGGAATATGGAGCCTGATTGCCATGATTGTGGTGACGGTCGCGCTGACTGCAGGCGTGGCCAAAGTCCACGAACAACCTTCACTTTCGCCGCCGGAAGGGTATTCGCAGCACAATGGCATCGCTACCATCGCCTTCAGCAAGGTGGACGATGGCCATCTGCACCGCTTCCAGTACAAGGCCAAGGACGGCACGGTGATGCGCTTCATCATCATCAAGAAGAACGGCGGCTCCTACGGCGTCGGCCTTGACGCCTGCCTGACCTGCGGCGACGCGGGCTATTACGAAAAAGACGGCAAGATCATCTGCAAGCGTTGCGAAGTGGAGATGAACGTGGCGACCATCGGCTTCAAGGGCGGATGCAACCCGATACCGTTCCCGTTCGAGGCGTCGCACGGCAAAATCACCATCCACACCTCCGACCTCGACGCGTTGTCGTCGCATTTCAAGGAATAA
- a CDS encoding iron transporter produces MKKSKLTGLLTAVVAGALAFSLAACGSNGSGSASGSGDKGKAGSSSSQSAQKKANSNGAKFEEIPIGHDQQIFPLNIATVYFQPVDMYPQGMGLSAAESNLHLEADIHALKDNNLGYGTGDFIPKLTVKYQIQDKNDPNNKQDGTFMEMNADDGPHYGANIKLDKAGQYKLTYTIYSPETNGWTLHVDPDTGVKGRFWTKPIVASFDWNYVVHQW; encoded by the coding sequence ATGAAGAAAAGCAAACTCACCGGCCTGCTGACCGCTGTGGTCGCCGGGGCGCTCGCGTTCTCGTTGGCCGCGTGCGGGTCGAACGGCTCGGGCTCCGCTTCCGGCTCGGGTGACAAGGGCAAGGCTGGGTCGTCATCCTCGCAGAGCGCTCAGAAGAAGGCCAACAGCAACGGTGCGAAGTTCGAGGAGATTCCGATCGGACACGACCAGCAGATTTTCCCGCTCAACATCGCGACCGTCTACTTCCAACCGGTCGATATGTACCCGCAGGGGATGGGACTTTCCGCGGCCGAGTCGAACCTGCACCTCGAGGCCGACATCCACGCGTTGAAGGACAACAACCTGGGTTATGGCACCGGCGACTTCATCCCGAAGCTCACCGTCAAGTACCAGATCCAGGACAAGAACGACCCGAACAACAAGCAGGACGGCACGTTCATGGAGATGAACGCCGACGACGGGCCGCACTACGGCGCGAACATCAAGCTCGACAAGGCCGGGCAGTACAAGCTCACCTACACCATCTACAGCCCCGAAACCAACGGCTGGACGCTGCACGTCGACCCGGATACCGGCGTCAAGGGACGTTTCTGGACCAAACCGATCGTGGCGAGCTTCGACTGGAACTACGTCGTGCATCAATGGTGA
- a CDS encoding FTR1 family protein, protein MAKEQAQSSGSALVNGVFLSHASLENQGHSVRPAADTVTAEDDTWGGVAKELNKGLEQVDGTYASGDRTTAASQMSAVATRYTASNFGRAVQETLGADRQQGEMSQFQSVQQLTYSYGHGADLGSQIAALSNELETAAAQLDASPNLAKPKAYAAQIEQTVKAQRKVLQKNKKTKFYGKGNRTWLQVAGQMGKVIDQGVAAAKAGDGEKGSDKVNVAYYQYYEKLGFEKNVMNAISGSRVSYMESCFKELRKAMIRGDAPASIKKQANELKANLVVDAKKLDGGAEAQVNGATKFATSSIGQSFLILVREGLEALLVVAAIIAYMLKSGNKKLVRWIYFGVVVGLIGSGLMAVLFAVFFNGNGPQQEIMEGVVALIAMLMLIYTSNWMLSKSDTEAWKSYIGSKTKKAISNVAAADSLTFAGVVSLAMLSFLAVFREGAETVMFYQSVYSMTKDSRGMWIGGLAAAVVLIIVFVLIRFTSVHIPLHPFFLITSVLLAVLAVTFAGGGVHSLIEGDAVNGTYLASMPTNEWLGLYPYTETIVAQIIAAVVIIGLFVVFGIRKHREKVAKSAGSSDCKEALA, encoded by the coding sequence ATGGCTAAGGAACAGGCGCAGTCTAGCGGTTCAGCGTTAGTAAACGGTGTTTTCCTATCGCATGCAAGCCTTGAGAATCAGGGCCATTCGGTACGGCCGGCGGCAGATACGGTTACAGCAGAAGATGACACTTGGGGCGGGGTGGCCAAAGAGCTTAATAAAGGGCTTGAACAGGTCGATGGCACGTATGCTTCCGGAGACAGGACCACGGCCGCCTCGCAGATGAGCGCGGTTGCGACACGATACACGGCATCCAATTTCGGCAGGGCTGTGCAGGAGACGCTTGGTGCCGATCGTCAGCAAGGCGAGATGAGCCAGTTCCAGTCCGTACAGCAACTGACGTATAGCTACGGACATGGAGCCGATCTCGGCTCGCAGATTGCCGCGCTTTCCAACGAACTGGAAACGGCTGCAGCGCAACTCGACGCCAGTCCTAATCTGGCCAAGCCCAAGGCGTACGCGGCTCAAATCGAGCAGACGGTCAAGGCGCAGCGCAAAGTGCTGCAGAAGAACAAGAAGACCAAGTTCTATGGCAAAGGGAACCGCACCTGGCTCCAAGTGGCCGGGCAAATGGGCAAGGTCATCGATCAGGGCGTTGCCGCTGCCAAAGCCGGTGACGGCGAAAAAGGTTCCGACAAGGTGAACGTCGCCTACTACCAGTATTACGAAAAGCTCGGGTTCGAGAAGAACGTGATGAACGCGATTTCAGGCTCGCGCGTCTCCTATATGGAAAGCTGTTTCAAGGAACTGCGCAAGGCCATGATACGAGGGGACGCGCCGGCGAGTATCAAAAAACAGGCCAATGAGCTCAAGGCCAATCTCGTTGTCGATGCCAAAAAGCTTGACGGCGGAGCCGAGGCCCAAGTCAACGGCGCTACGAAATTCGCCACCAGCTCCATCGGCCAATCATTCCTGATTCTGGTACGCGAAGGGCTTGAAGCGCTGCTTGTGGTCGCGGCCATTATCGCCTACATGCTTAAAAGTGGCAACAAGAAACTGGTGCGTTGGATCTATTTTGGCGTCGTTGTCGGGCTCATCGGTTCGGGGCTGATGGCGGTGCTCTTCGCGGTGTTCTTCAACGGCAACGGGCCGCAGCAGGAGATTATGGAGGGCGTTGTTGCGCTGATCGCGATGCTCATGCTCATCTACACCAGCAACTGGATGCTTTCGAAGTCCGATACCGAGGCGTGGAAGTCTTATATCGGCAGCAAAACGAAGAAGGCGATTTCGAATGTCGCGGCGGCTGATTCACTGACGTTCGCCGGGGTGGTATCACTGGCCATGCTGAGCTTCCTAGCGGTCTTCCGCGAGGGCGCCGAGACGGTGATGTTCTATCAGAGCGTCTATTCGATGACGAAGGATTCGCGCGGCATGTGGATTGGCGGCTTGGCGGCTGCGGTCGTGCTGATTATCGTCTTTGTACTGATTCGCTTCACTTCCGTACATATCCCTCTGCATCCGTTCTTCCTGATCACGTCGGTGTTGTTGGCCGTCTTGGCCGTTACGTTCGCAGGTGGCGGCGTGCACTCGCTCATCGAAGGAGACGCCGTCAACGGAACGTATCTGGCAAGTATGCCGACCAACGAATGGCTCGGGCTCTATCCGTATACCGAAACCATCGTCGCGCAGATTATTGCCGCCGTGGTGATTATCGGGTTGTTCGTCGTTTTCGGTATTCGCAAGCACCGCGAAAAGGTGGCGAAAAGTGCCGGATCTTCTGATTGCAAGGAGGCGTTGGCATAG
- a CDS encoding Sir2 family NAD-dependent protein deacetylase translates to MTKKIAVLTGAGISTSAGIPDFRGPDGVWTKHPDQMSVYDIDAFMSDKKAREYSWAWQKASPVWNAEPGEAHKALVKLEKAGLLTLLATQNFDALHEKAGNSSDLIVNLHGTIGTSHCMKCHAKYNTADIMDNLDAEPDPHCHRKLPYSGNMPCDGLIKTDVVYFGEMLPDGAMEKSMARVAKADEFWVIGSTLEVFPAASLAPTAVQAGVPMTIMNMGRTQYDNIATTLIHDDIAKALPELVDRTIAEAEKA, encoded by the coding sequence ATGACTAAAAAAATTGCGGTATTGACCGGTGCAGGTATTTCGACCTCCGCAGGAATCCCCGACTTTCGCGGACCGGACGGGGTGTGGACCAAGCACCCCGACCAGATGAGCGTCTATGACATCGACGCGTTTATGAGCGACAAGAAGGCGCGTGAATATTCGTGGGCCTGGCAGAAAGCATCGCCGGTGTGGAACGCGGAGCCGGGCGAGGCGCACAAGGCGCTGGTGAAGCTGGAAAAGGCGGGGCTGCTGACGCTATTGGCCACGCAGAACTTCGACGCGCTGCACGAGAAGGCCGGCAATTCCAGCGACCTGATCGTCAACCTGCACGGCACCATCGGCACCTCGCACTGCATGAAATGCCATGCCAAGTACAACACCGCCGACATCATGGACAACCTCGACGCCGAGCCGGACCCACACTGCCACCGCAAGCTGCCGTATAGCGGCAATATGCCCTGCGACGGACTGATCAAAACCGACGTGGTCTATTTCGGCGAGATGCTGCCGGACGGGGCGATGGAGAAGTCGATGGCGCGCGTGGCCAAGGCGGACGAGTTCTGGGTGATCGGCTCGACGCTCGAGGTCTTCCCGGCCGCGTCGCTGGCACCGACCGCCGTGCAGGCCGGAGTGCCGATGACGATCATGAATATGGGACGCACGCAGTACGACAACATCGCCACCACGCTCATCCACGACGACATCGCCAAGGCGCTGCCGGAACTGGTGGACCGGACCATCGCCGAAGCGGAGAAAGCCTAA